Genomic window (Tissierellales bacterium):
AACACCTTCCATTGCAGATACAGCTCCATCTCTAACACCAAAGTCCGTTAAAAAGACTAATGCCGACTTCTCATCTAAATAATTTGCTCCATTTCCGCTCTTTGTAGGGTTTATTGCCTTCTTCGAAAAAATACTAATTATAGATAATACAAGAACTAAAAAAACAACAATGCCGATTACTTTTTTATTATTCTGAAATCTCGATTTAGACATAACATCACTCCTCCCCTTGTTAACGTTTTCTATATTAATATATTAATAATATACTACCATATTTTTAACCTAGACTTGCAAGAACTCTCCCATATTCTATAAGTGGGAAATGAATTGCCAATATATTGTAAATAGGATACAATAATACCATGAAAGTTCTTTGATAACTAGATATATAGGGTTACATAGAGAAATTACAAAAGTCCTAAAAATATGATAACCAAGCTATGGATTTATTCCTTCTATGCTTAAAATATCCAAGGTACAAAAATAGCTAGTTTCCGTAAATAACTAGTTTCAGTAACTAGCTATTTTCCACTATATCAATAATTTCTTTCCAATCTGACACTATATAATTTGCTCCATATTTAAATAATTCTTCACGGCCCCTAAATCCCCAAAGGACCCCTACACTATCCATATTAGCATTTTTTGCCGTCATAATATCTGCATTTGAATCTCCTATAAATAGTATTTCCTCTGGCTTAAGTTCCATAGCCTGTGCAATCTCTAGAGCCGAAGTAGGATCGGGCTTATTAGTAATGCCTTCCCTTTCACCATAAACTCTAACAAAAAGTATTTTTCCAAAAAATTTTTCAATTATAATTTTTGTGTACTCATCCTTTTTATTTGAATTAACACCTAGTTTTATATCTTTTTCAACCATAAAATTTAGAATTTCTTCAATTCCATCATATGGCTTAAGCTTATTAAGATATCTTTTATCATAATTTTTATATAGCATATCTATTGCTTTATCAATTGTATCTTCGTCAGTTCCCTCAGGAAGACATTTTAATACTAACTTTTTAAATCCTCCACCTACTTTTTGCTTGTATTCTTCATAGGTATATGCAGGTAGATTAAATTCTTCAAGAACTGCATTCATACTATCTCCGATATCTTCAATTGTATTTAATAAGGTTCCATCTAAATCAAAAATAACTCCTTTATATTTTCTACTCACTTATACGACCTCTCTTTCTTTTATAATCTTTCACTTCCACCTATTATTTTACTATATATCTCTTTCATCTATACTAATTATAATTCTATTAATAATTAATAGTTTTAAGAATTTAAGATTTTTTTATCTATATTGCAAGCTATTAGGCTTTTAGCACTATTTAAATAGGAACTTAAACTCTTTCACCTATTATTATGTACTATCATAACCTAGTACCCTAATTATACCATAATAGAAAATAGAGTTACCTATTTAATAGGTAACTCTATAAAACCAAATCAACTATTGTAACCCAACTTCTTCTGCCACATTTTTCATAGCTTCAATAGTTTCAGAGAAAACTTCATTTAATTCCATTCCAAGCATTTCTGCCCCTTCTGCAATTACTGCCCTATTAACACCTGCTGCAAAAGATTTATCCTTCCACTTTTTCTTTAAAGACTTCACCTTCATATCAGATATACCTGTTGGTCTCATTAAAGCCGTAGCATTTACCAACCCTGTTAATTCGTCAATAGTATATAGTACCTTCTCCATTTTCTCAATAGGTTCTACATCGGTACATATCTTCCATCCATGACTCATTATGGCATGTATATATTCTTCAGGCCAATTCTCTTCCTCTAATATTTTCTTAGTTATTTTACAATGTTCTTCTGGATACATTTCATAATCTAAATCATGCACAAGGCCTATAATGCCCCATTTTTCTATATCCTTTTCTCCTAATAATTCAGCAAAATGTATCATAACTGCCTCTACAGCTAAAGCATGATTTATAAGGCTTTCGCTTTTGGTATACTTTTTTAATAGCTCGAATGCTTCTTCCCTTGTTGGTGCCTTGTTTCCCACATAACCACCTCTTTTTTTAAAATTCATCTTGATTTTTACCCTATTCTTAACTGTTAATATTTACTTAAGTATTAATACTTGTCATAGCTTATGATTTCTTTAAGCTCTTTCCTTGGTCTTTGAGATGGTGCTTCATCAGGATAGCCTAGAGGGGTTATTGCAACTACCCTCACCTCTTTTGGAATGTCTAATACTTCCTTTACCCCGTTCTCATCATAACTACCTAACCAGCAAGTACCTAACCCCTGCTCATAAGCTTCTAATATCATATATGAAGTAGCAATGGATAAGTCAACGGTATAACGTGGTTGTCCGCCTCTCATAACGCTTTCAGGTTCTGTACCACATCCAACTAATATTATTGGAGCTTCACCAACAAAAGGTTGATCAATGGCTTCAGTAAGCTTCTTTCTTGTTTCTGAATCCTTTACAACAATAAACCTCCAGTTTTGTTCATTCTTAGCCGATGGTGAAAGTCTCGCTGCTTCTAAAACCTTCAATAATTTTTCCTCTTCTACGGGTTGATTGCTATACTTTCTTATACTTCTTCTACCTTGCATTGCAGATAAAACGTCCATTACAATACCTCCTAATTATTAATATTAATCTTATTAATATTATAGCAAAGTTTAATTTAATATAAAAACATATTTCAGTTCTTTATAGTTCAACTATAAATCTATTCTATACATAGACTCAAATTTTTCTTAGATGAATCATTAAATATATATTTTTCATCTTAGAATATATCTAATTTCAAAATGAAAAGACTTTAAAAAAACAGGTCAATAGCAGTTGCTACTAGACCTGTTTTAATGTGTTTTACCTTAAATATTCGATATATGCTTTACTTACTCTTTTTACTGCTTCAATAGAAACATATTCATCAACTTTATGTCCCAAAGCTTCATAACCTGGACCATAAATAATAAATGGTTTTGGTAACTTTGGCATAGTCAATGATAAGTCAGTAAAATAATTTACTCCTTTATATTCAGTTTTCATATCTAATTTTTCTAAAGTATTAACAAATTCTTGAACATAATTGTGACCCTTATTCATTTCTAAAGCTGGTCTATCAGTTATTACTTTATATTTTACATTTAATTCTTCGTACTTATGTTCAAATCTTTCGATTTGTTTTTCTATATAATCTAAGACTTCTTCATTAGTTATATCAGGATTTGTCCTTATATCTATATTTGCTTTACAATAATCAGCTATAATATTTGTTTTTTCACCACCACTTATTTCATTAATAGATACTGTACTGTCTCCTAACAATTCATCACCACAATAACTTTCTACAAAAGGCCTAATGGAATTTACTAATTCATATAGTACCTCAATTGAATTAATTCCTAAATCTGGCCTTGCCCCGTGAGCTGATCTTCCAAAAAGTTCTAGTTGAATCCATAACGCACCTTTTTCTTTAACTGCTATACATTCATCAGTATTTTCAG
Coding sequences:
- a CDS encoding M20 family metallopeptidase; protein product: MEVIDILKDLIKIDTTNPPGNEKNITQYIISLFGDYDKINEIDLGNNRASLVIDIEGDSDETVALIGHIDTVPVTDLDIWKYNPFGAHIEGNLMYGRGTSDMKSGLACMIYTGLYFVNNNIKPSKNIKLIFTADEEATGKGILSILDENILDDVDFIIVPENTDECIAVKEKGALWIQLELFGRSAHGARPDLGINSIEVLYELVNSIRPFVESYCGDELLGDSTVSINEISGGEKTNIIADYCKANIDIRTNPDITNEEVLDYIEKQIERFEHKYEELNVKYKVITDRPALEMNKGHNYVQEFVNTLEKLDMKTEYKGVNYFTDLSLTMPKLPKPFIIYGPGYEALGHKVDEYVSIEAVKRVSKAYIEYLR
- a CDS encoding nitroreductase family protein, yielding MDVLSAMQGRRSIRKYSNQPVEEEKLLKVLEAARLSPSAKNEQNWRFIVVKDSETRKKLTEAIDQPFVGEAPIILVGCGTEPESVMRGGQPRYTVDLSIATSYMILEAYEQGLGTCWLGSYDENGVKEVLDIPKEVRVVAITPLGYPDEAPSQRPRKELKEIISYDKY
- a CDS encoding HDIG domain-containing protein, whose translation is MGNKAPTREEAFELLKKYTKSESLINHALAVEAVMIHFAELLGEKDIEKWGIIGLVHDLDYEMYPEEHCKITKKILEEENWPEEYIHAIMSHGWKICTDVEPIEKMEKVLYTIDELTGLVNATALMRPTGISDMKVKSLKKKWKDKSFAAGVNRAVIAEGAEMLGMELNEVFSETIEAMKNVAEEVGLQ
- a CDS encoding HAD family hydrolase, with the protein product MSRKYKGVIFDLDGTLLNTIEDIGDSMNAVLEEFNLPAYTYEEYKQKVGGGFKKLVLKCLPEGTDEDTIDKAIDMLYKNYDKRYLNKLKPYDGIEEILNFMVEKDIKLGVNSNKKDEYTKIIIEKFFGKILFVRVYGEREGITNKPDPTSALEIAQAMELKPEEILFIGDSNADIMTAKNANMDSVGVLWGFRGREELFKYGANYIVSDWKEIIDIVENS